One window of Paludibacter propionicigenes WB4 genomic DNA carries:
- the thiL gene encoding thiamine-phosphate kinase — protein MMQRTEISAYGEFGLIKHLTDKFKIQNESTLKGIGDDAAVLSYENKKVLVTTDLLLEGIHFDLVYVPLMHLGYKAAVVNFSDIYAMNGQPKQMTVSIGVSKRFSVEDLEQLYAGMELACKKYGVDLIGGDTSASLTGLAISITCIGEGEEGKIVYRNGAGQTDLICVTGDLGSAYMGLQLLEREKIVFAANDQAQPDFEGRDYILQRQLKPEARKDIIELLHEKNVVPTAMMDISDGLSSELMHICSQSNAGCRVYEDKIPINYQAVVMAEELNMSIVTAALNGGEDYELLFTVSLEDYDKIVTMEGIAIVGHMTKPELGLQLVGREGEEIELKAQGWNSLK, from the coding sequence ATTATGCAACGAACAGAAATATCAGCTTACGGTGAATTCGGATTAATAAAACACCTGACCGACAAGTTCAAAATCCAGAACGAATCAACCTTGAAAGGAATTGGCGACGATGCTGCTGTTCTAAGCTATGAGAACAAAAAAGTGTTGGTTACCACTGACTTATTATTGGAAGGCATTCATTTCGATTTGGTGTATGTTCCGCTTATGCACTTAGGCTACAAAGCTGCTGTTGTTAATTTTTCAGACATATATGCTATGAACGGTCAACCGAAACAAATGACCGTTTCCATCGGTGTTTCGAAGCGTTTTTCGGTGGAAGATCTGGAACAGCTTTATGCCGGTATGGAGTTGGCTTGTAAAAAGTACGGAGTAGATCTCATCGGGGGTGACACTTCTGCTTCGCTCACCGGCCTAGCCATAAGTATCACCTGTATTGGCGAAGGCGAGGAAGGCAAAATAGTGTATCGCAACGGCGCCGGACAAACCGACCTGATATGCGTAACCGGAGACCTGGGATCGGCATATATGGGTCTGCAATTGCTGGAACGCGAGAAAATCGTATTTGCTGCCAACGATCAGGCTCAACCTGATTTCGAAGGACGGGATTATATCCTGCAACGTCAGCTAAAACCCGAAGCGAGAAAAGATATAATTGAACTCCTTCACGAAAAAAACGTAGTACCCACAGCCATGATGGATATTTCGGATGGATTATCTTCGGAATTGATGCACATTTGCTCGCAAAGCAATGCCGGATGCAGGGTGTATGAAGATAAAATCCCTATTAATTATCAGGCGGTAGTCATGGCCGAAGAACTCAACATGAGCATTGTAACCGCAGCGTTGAATGGTGGCGAAGACTACGAGTTATTGTTCACCGTATCGCTCGAAGACTACGATAAAATAGTGACTATGGAAGGCATTGCCATTGTTGGACACATGACTAAACCCGAACTGGGTTTACAGTTAGTAGGTCGCGAAGGCGAAGAAATTGAATTAAAGGCTCAAGGCTGGAATTCTCTGAAATAA
- a CDS encoding alpha-E domain-containing protein produces the protein MQTLTATKINSGVSSAKANRLFWLGRYAERVYLTLHMLRKHFDIMIDEDKDSYIVFCTKMGIENKYISADDFTRRYLYDLSNPESVINMLERVKDNAMMLREEIMTETLCYIELSIAYMNKPEVQTRGIEGLQRITDYMLAFWGSIDERIVDNQIRHSIKFGKYLESLDLHIRFDYPFNRVNEIFERMLHTIEKECYICDEMTLLTLKQYFTFDDYKNIGVLKLINTLFRA, from the coding sequence ATGCAAACATTAACAGCAACAAAAATAAACTCCGGCGTTTCGTCGGCAAAGGCTAATCGCCTTTTTTGGTTAGGCAGATATGCCGAACGTGTATACCTTACTTTGCACATGCTTCGCAAACATTTCGACATCATGATAGATGAAGATAAAGACTCGTATATTGTTTTTTGTACTAAAATGGGAATAGAGAACAAGTACATTTCTGCCGATGATTTTACAAGACGTTATTTGTATGACCTCTCAAATCCCGAATCGGTCATAAATATGCTTGAGCGGGTGAAAGATAATGCTATGATGTTGCGCGAAGAAATTATGACCGAGACACTTTGTTACATTGAACTTAGCATTGCTTACATGAATAAACCCGAGGTGCAAACCCGGGGAATAGAGGGACTTCAGCGGATTACTGATTATATGTTGGCATTTTGGGGCTCAATAGACGAACGCATTGTTGATAATCAGATAAGACACTCCATTAAATTCGGAAAATACCTCGAAAGTCTGGATTTGCATATTCGTTTCGACTATCCGTTTAACCGCGTCAATGAAATCTTTGAACGCATGCTTCACACTATAGAAAAAGAATGTTATATTTGTGATGAAATGACTTTATTGACCCTAAAGCAGTATTTTACATTCGACGATTATAAAAATATAGGAGTATTGAAGCTTATAAATACCTTATTTCGAGCTTAA
- a CDS encoding cation:proton antiporter codes for MKSHIKTWIFYALMLILFSLFTYLLFEKATSFNVPKHHTAELVSNAQASDNFQLFKLSLLNNVAEPASMLLLQIISILIVSRIFGFLFAKMGQPTVIGEILAGIVLGPSLLGYFYPDAFHFLFAPKSLGNLYILSQIGLILFMFTIGMELNLSTLRQKIGETYVISHASILIPYFLGMLLAYFVYNEFAAKQTDFLSFALFIGISMSITAFPVLARIVQEKGLSKTHLGTMAIASAANDDVTAWCILAAVIAIAKTGSFVSSLYTIGFSILYVVIMLMVVRPFLKRVGEIYSNSEVLNKSIVAFLLLILILSAFATQVIGIHALFGAFLAGVVMPQLPHFRKLIIDKIEDVSVTLLLPLFFVFTGLRTEIGLLNTPYLWTICGIFILVAVTGKFVGGAFTARILGESWKDSLSIGVLMNTRGLMELIVLNIGYEMGILPPPIFVMLVIMALVTTFMTTPALSLINMIFPEKDVEKEYIIQQTQGIFKAMVALGNPENGKALLNVAKTVLDGTKNSLAVTALHITPGTDTNPIYGEQFSVDSFRGVNEAATELNIPLETEYKVTDNIELEIVKSANYNNFDFLLVGAGLSLSGIPFFKESSMFRNIKWLNAIINKISKQQTFFYPGTLIKDKTRYFIENTNCSVGVFVNRGFEGITSTLVLIHDESDEFLLRYARRLIKNDSGVNINIFDTNKLASTSEVIRHGIHELRQQFPDEVKVHKASRISSSILSKHSFMLISYQTWNLLSNSDKKEFEYIPSTLIINKKVSRFHTGVRNKTVSNISIDPVGESL; via the coding sequence ATGAAATCACATATCAAAACCTGGATTTTTTATGCGTTGATGTTGATACTATTCAGCCTCTTCACATACCTGTTGTTTGAGAAAGCAACGTCATTTAATGTTCCTAAACATCATACCGCTGAATTAGTAAGTAACGCTCAGGCTTCTGATAATTTTCAATTATTCAAGCTCTCATTATTGAACAATGTAGCCGAACCGGCTTCTATGTTGCTTCTGCAGATTATTTCTATTTTAATTGTATCGCGTATTTTTGGGTTCCTGTTTGCCAAAATGGGACAACCTACGGTGATAGGCGAGATTCTGGCAGGTATTGTGCTGGGTCCATCGCTGTTGGGCTATTTTTATCCGGACGCATTTCACTTTTTATTCGCTCCAAAATCCTTGGGTAACCTTTATATTCTAAGCCAGATAGGGCTTATTCTATTTATGTTTACCATTGGGATGGAGTTGAACCTGAGTACGCTACGGCAGAAGATAGGCGAAACCTACGTTATCAGTCATGCCAGTATTCTTATTCCCTACTTTTTAGGCATGTTGTTGGCTTATTTCGTGTATAATGAATTTGCTGCCAAACAAACAGATTTTCTCTCGTTTGCGCTGTTTATCGGTATTTCGATGAGTATCACGGCCTTTCCGGTGCTGGCGCGAATAGTGCAGGAGAAAGGGTTGTCTAAAACTCATCTGGGTACTATGGCTATTGCCAGTGCAGCCAATGATGATGTAACTGCCTGGTGTATTTTGGCTGCGGTTATAGCCATTGCCAAAACCGGAAGTTTTGTAAGCTCGCTGTACACCATTGGCTTTTCCATTCTTTACGTAGTGATTATGTTGATGGTGGTTCGCCCGTTTCTGAAGCGGGTTGGTGAGATTTATAGCAACAGCGAGGTACTGAATAAAAGTATTGTCGCTTTTTTGTTGTTGATTTTGATTCTTTCTGCTTTTGCCACTCAGGTAATTGGTATTCATGCCTTATTCGGAGCATTTTTGGCCGGAGTGGTTATGCCTCAGCTTCCTCATTTCCGCAAGCTGATTATTGATAAAATAGAAGATGTATCGGTTACGCTGCTGTTGCCGCTGTTTTTTGTGTTCACGGGTTTGCGTACCGAAATAGGACTGCTTAATACTCCTTACCTCTGGACTATCTGCGGAATTTTTATTTTGGTAGCCGTTACCGGAAAATTTGTGGGTGGAGCTTTTACGGCTCGCATACTGGGCGAAAGCTGGAAGGATAGTCTGTCGATAGGTGTTTTGATGAATACACGCGGACTGATGGAGCTAATCGTATTGAATATCGGTTACGAAATGGGTATACTTCCGCCTCCTATTTTCGTTATGCTGGTAATCATGGCTTTGGTCACTACTTTTATGACTACGCCGGCTTTGTCGCTTATCAATATGATTTTCCCGGAAAAAGATGTAGAAAAGGAATATATTATACAGCAAACACAGGGAATCTTCAAGGCTATGGTTGCGCTGGGTAACCCCGAAAATGGTAAAGCATTACTGAATGTTGCCAAAACGGTGTTAGATGGTACAAAAAACAGCCTGGCGGTGACAGCATTACACATAACTCCCGGTACGGACACTAACCCGATTTACGGTGAGCAATTTTCGGTGGATAGTTTCAGGGGAGTGAATGAAGCTGCGACGGAACTTAATATTCCGCTCGAAACGGAATATAAGGTAACAGATAATATCGAGCTGGAAATAGTGAAGTCGGCCAATTACAATAACTTTGACTTTTTGTTGGTGGGGGCGGGGCTTTCGTTGTCGGGCATACCTTTCTTTAAAGAGAGTTCCATGTTTCGTAATATTAAATGGTTGAACGCAATTATCAACAAAATATCCAAGCAACAGACTTTCTTTTATCCCGGCACGCTTATCAAAGACAAGACCCGGTACTTTATTGAAAATACCAATTGCAGCGTAGGTGTTTTTGTAAACCGGGGCTTTGAAGGAATTACTTCCACGCTGGTTCTGATACACGACGAGTCAGACGAGTTTTTGTTGCGCTATGCCCGTCGTTTGATTAAGAATGACAGTGGCGTGAACATTAATATATTCGATACCAATAAACTGGCCTCAACGAGTGAAGTTATTCGTCATGGAATTCATGAATTGCGCCAGCAGTTCCCCGACGAGGTAAAGGTACACAAAGCCAGCCGCATAAGCTCCAGTATTTTGTCGAAACACAGTTTCATGCTGATAAGTTACCAGACCTGGAATTTGCTTTCAAATTCGGATAAGAAAGAGTTTGAATACATTCCGTCCACGCTTATTATCAATAAAAAAGTAAGTCGTTTTCATACCGGCGTACGCAATAAAACCGTATCAAACATATCCATCGATCCTGTGGGGGAAAGTTTGTAA
- a CDS encoding transglutaminase family protein translates to MIKLQYSYKTRITFSENIYKHHFLLRCAPSVFDFQKIIEEKCVISPNGTVSVGRDSFGNLIYDGYIGDFHNFFEFEATGIVEQSYYSIEEELNRLYLYPSKYTLPMSNIRRLLDDAKLPTNATTLEKVVFLSSKLRKVLVYESGVTSIQTTAEQALEIGKGVCQDFAHTLIALCRGNGIPARYVSGFMQGEGFTHAWVEYYEAGVWYGFDPTHDRCIETGYIKIAHGRDYSDCALDKGVFTGMAQQNLEVFLKVEEIHS, encoded by the coding sequence ATGATAAAACTACAGTATAGTTACAAGACCCGAATAACTTTTAGTGAAAACATATATAAACATCATTTCTTGCTGAGATGTGCGCCCAGTGTGTTTGATTTTCAGAAAATTATTGAAGAAAAATGTGTGATTTCTCCCAATGGAACTGTAAGCGTGGGAAGAGATAGCTTTGGAAACCTGATTTACGATGGTTATATCGGAGATTTTCATAATTTTTTTGAATTTGAAGCAACGGGTATTGTTGAACAGAGCTATTACAGCATAGAGGAAGAGCTTAATCGCCTATATCTTTATCCTTCCAAATACACCCTCCCAATGAGTAATATTCGAAGGTTGCTTGACGATGCTAAGTTGCCAACCAATGCAACTACGCTTGAAAAAGTGGTTTTTCTTTCGTCCAAATTGCGCAAGGTTTTGGTGTACGAATCGGGGGTTACTTCTATTCAAACTACCGCCGAGCAAGCATTGGAAATAGGCAAAGGTGTTTGTCAGGATTTTGCTCATACATTGATTGCTCTTTGCCGTGGCAATGGCATTCCGGCTCGCTACGTAAGTGGTTTTATGCAGGGCGAAGGATTTACCCACGCCTGGGTTGAATACTATGAGGCTGGAGTTTGGTATGGTTTCGATCCCACACACGACCGCTGTATAGAAACCGGATACATAAAAATTGCTCATGGTCGCGATTACTCCGATTGCGCATTGGATAAAGGTGTTTTTACCGGTATGGCTCAGCAAAATTTAGAAGTATTTTTAAAAGTTGAAGAAATTCATTCATGA
- a CDS encoding M14 family metallopeptidase, protein MIKTIISEGLPVDERLLIRKKVIQNGTGPKRICIVTGTHGDELEGQYVCFELIRRLNENIQFLDGTVEVYPALNPLGVDSVTRGIPTFDLDMNRIFPGDPNGHLIEHTAYEIIQDLRGADMVIDIHASNIFLREMPQARINVKMSRKLIPYAKMLNIDFIWIHDAATVLESTLAHSLNVIKTPTIVVEMGIGMRITRDYGNRLVDGIFNMMKKMKMWSGPVSKDISHPMLSTTGEVCFMNAEASGIIIPSVSHSVDVKKGDLLCQIVDPFEGVILQNVLSPVDGVVFTLRTYPVVYEGSLIARIFSKTPCHDSL, encoded by the coding sequence ATGATTAAAACGATAATATCTGAAGGACTTCCGGTAGATGAGCGGTTGCTGATTCGGAAGAAAGTAATTCAAAACGGAACAGGTCCAAAACGAATTTGTATTGTCACCGGTACCCATGGCGATGAACTCGAAGGACAATATGTGTGTTTTGAACTTATTCGCCGATTAAATGAGAATATTCAGTTTCTGGATGGAACTGTTGAGGTTTATCCGGCACTCAATCCGCTTGGAGTTGACTCTGTAACCCGCGGTATTCCGACTTTTGATTTGGACATGAACCGCATATTTCCCGGCGATCCTAATGGCCACTTGATAGAACATACAGCTTACGAGATTATTCAGGACTTGCGGGGTGCCGATATGGTGATTGACATTCACGCCAGCAACATTTTTTTGCGTGAAATGCCGCAGGCTCGTATTAACGTAAAGATGTCCCGCAAGCTCATTCCGTATGCAAAAATGCTCAATATCGATTTTATATGGATTCATGATGCGGCTACCGTGCTGGAATCTACACTGGCTCATTCGCTGAACGTGATTAAAACTCCGACTATCGTGGTGGAAATGGGAATAGGAATGCGTATAACCCGCGACTATGGTAACAGGTTGGTGGATGGCATTTTCAATATGATGAAAAAAATGAAGATGTGGTCCGGTCCTGTCTCGAAAGATATCAGTCATCCAATGCTTTCTACTACGGGTGAGGTGTGTTTTATGAATGCGGAAGCATCGGGTATTATTATTCCGTCGGTTTCACACTCCGTAGACGTAAAAAAAGGTGATTTGCTTTGTCAGATTGTTGATCCATTCGAGGGTGTGATTCTTCAGAATGTACTTTCACCGGTTGATGGAGTTGTTTTCACTTTACGTACTTATCCGGTAGTTTATGAAGGTTCATTGATAGCCCGAATTTTTTCGAAAACACCTTGTCACGATTCGTTATGA
- a CDS encoding circularly permuted type 2 ATP-grasp protein — MYSLVKQRDTVNKWMERFGVRFGIYKGGNFHEQLFPFDPIPRVISHKDWLEIEAGLIQRVNALNMFLEDVYNEKDIVKKGIIPEEFIYSSSGYLAQCEGITPSKKIFSHISGIDLVQAKDGKWIVLEDNLRIPSGASYPMIARTVTRKVSPETFKENAVFDNRNYSTLIRKAMDYVNIDNGLEVILTPGRYNSAYFEHSYLAEKAGVILAFADDLIVENDTVYYKGLFDKRERVGVIYRRISDEYLDPLAFESTSLLGVPNLMRAYAKGNVAIMNALGNGVADDKGIYYFVPKMIEFYLGEKAILQNAPTYLPYYADDKNYVLANLKTLVIKDVAEAGGYGVMFGRDMNDEQLANITRLIETEPRRWIAQEIIDFIDLEIMEGEEKVFRKSDLRAFVISEAETKVWHSGLTRYTRNPTSFIVNSSQGGGFKDTWIMKK, encoded by the coding sequence ATGTATTCACTAGTAAAACAAAGAGACACCGTCAACAAATGGATGGAGCGATTCGGGGTTCGTTTCGGAATTTATAAAGGTGGCAACTTTCACGAACAACTTTTTCCGTTCGATCCGATTCCAAGGGTAATAAGTCACAAAGACTGGCTAGAAATAGAAGCCGGTTTAATACAGCGTGTAAATGCATTAAACATGTTTCTGGAAGATGTTTACAATGAGAAAGACATCGTAAAAAAAGGCATTATCCCTGAAGAATTTATTTATTCTTCGAGTGGATATCTGGCTCAGTGCGAAGGCATAACACCATCAAAGAAAATTTTCTCTCACATATCAGGTATAGATTTAGTACAGGCTAAGGATGGAAAATGGATAGTGCTCGAAGACAATCTGCGTATACCTTCAGGAGCTTCTTACCCAATGATTGCCCGAACGGTAACCCGTAAAGTTTCGCCCGAGACATTTAAAGAAAATGCAGTATTTGATAACCGGAATTATTCAACGCTGATCCGAAAAGCGATGGATTATGTGAATATCGACAACGGACTGGAGGTGATTCTTACTCCCGGACGATATAACTCGGCTTATTTCGAGCATTCTTATTTGGCCGAAAAAGCAGGCGTTATTCTGGCTTTTGCCGATGATTTGATCGTGGAAAACGATACGGTATATTATAAAGGTCTGTTTGACAAGCGCGAACGGGTGGGAGTGATTTACCGCAGAATTTCCGATGAGTATCTTGATCCGCTGGCTTTTGAAAGTACTTCGCTGCTGGGTGTTCCCAACCTTATGCGTGCTTACGCCAAAGGCAATGTAGCCATAATGAATGCGTTGGGTAACGGGGTGGCCGATGACAAAGGGATATATTATTTCGTGCCGAAGATGATTGAATTTTATCTGGGAGAAAAAGCTATTTTACAAAATGCGCCAACATATCTACCTTACTATGCTGATGATAAGAACTATGTGCTGGCAAACCTGAAAACCTTGGTCATAAAAGATGTGGCTGAAGCAGGTGGATACGGCGTAATGTTCGGAAGAGATATGAACGACGAGCAACTGGCCAATATCACACGACTTATCGAAACCGAACCGAGGCGTTGGATTGCACAAGAAATTATCGATTTCATCGACCTGGAAATTATGGAAGGAGAAGAAAAAGTGTTTCGGAAGTCGGATTTACGTGCCTTTGTTATCAGCGAAGCGGAAACCAAGGTTTGGCACAGTGGACTTACACGATATACTCGCAATCCAACATCGTTCATAGTCAATTCGTCGCAGGGAGGCGGGTTTAAAGATACATGGATAATGAAAAAATAA
- a CDS encoding aminopeptidase C has protein sequence MKFKLFTTFMLLSALGANAQSITESDLKDIRSTFTLTPGTKAIQNALTTDENIKSLALNRDLQGKIDHFFKYRVTVKGITNQKSSGRCWMFTSMNVMRPLAMDKYGLDKFDFSHNYLYFWDLFEKSNLFLENIISTGKLSLDDRAVNQYFKSPVGDGGVWNLYLNAAEKYGIVPQDVMPETAHSNNTGQFVKILNELLRKGGYDLREMVASGKKTTDVRQQKKTILAEVYRVLALCLGEPPTTFTWRYKDKKGEVKELKNYTPKQFYNDIKPADYSPENYIMIMNDPTREYYKMYEIQNDRNTVEGINWVYLNLPNDDIKKAALASIKANEPMYASCDVGKQANRETGVLDPKMYDYESLFGVKLEMDKKARILTQQSGSTHAMTLIGCDVDANDKPMKWEFENSWGESAGNKGYLTFTDEWFNEYLFRVVIHRKYLDKKAIESLKQKPVQLPVWDYMN, from the coding sequence ATGAAGTTCAAACTATTCACCACCTTTATGCTGCTTTCAGCTTTGGGCGCCAATGCTCAATCTATTACTGAAAGCGATCTGAAAGATATCCGAAGCACCTTTACGCTTACGCCCGGTACAAAGGCAATTCAAAATGCTTTGACTACCGATGAGAACATCAAATCACTGGCTTTGAACCGTGATTTACAGGGTAAAATCGATCATTTTTTTAAATACCGGGTTACCGTAAAAGGTATTACAAACCAAAAAAGTTCAGGACGCTGCTGGATGTTTACCTCCATGAATGTAATGCGCCCGTTGGCTATGGACAAATACGGACTGGATAAATTTGATTTCTCGCACAATTATTTATACTTCTGGGATTTATTTGAAAAATCAAATCTATTTCTGGAAAATATTATCAGCACCGGTAAATTATCGCTCGACGACAGAGCGGTAAATCAGTACTTCAAATCACCGGTTGGCGATGGTGGTGTTTGGAACTTGTATCTCAACGCAGCCGAGAAATACGGTATCGTTCCGCAAGATGTGATGCCCGAAACAGCTCACTCCAACAACACCGGTCAATTTGTAAAAATACTGAACGAACTGCTTCGAAAAGGCGGATATGATTTACGCGAGATGGTAGCTTCAGGCAAAAAAACTACCGACGTACGTCAACAAAAGAAAACTATTCTCGCCGAAGTATATCGTGTGTTGGCCTTGTGCCTTGGCGAACCGCCTACCACCTTCACATGGCGTTATAAAGATAAAAAAGGCGAAGTAAAAGAGCTCAAAAACTACACTCCAAAGCAGTTCTACAATGACATTAAGCCTGCAGATTACTCTCCGGAAAACTATATCATGATAATGAACGACCCGACACGTGAGTATTATAAAATGTATGAAATACAAAACGACCGTAACACCGTTGAGGGTATCAACTGGGTATATCTGAACCTTCCTAACGACGACATCAAAAAAGCAGCATTAGCCTCTATTAAGGCCAATGAACCAATGTACGCATCGTGCGATGTGGGCAAACAGGCAAACCGCGAGACCGGAGTGTTAGACCCCAAAATGTACGATTACGAGTCTTTGTTCGGGGTGAAACTGGAAATGGACAAGAAAGCCCGCATCCTGACTCAGCAAAGTGGCTCTACTCATGCCATGACACTTATCGGTTGCGATGTTGATGCCAACGATAAGCCGATGAAATGGGAGTTTGAGAACAGTTGGGGAGAATCTGCAGGAAACAAAGGATATCTCACTTTTACCGATGAATGGTTCAATGAGTATCTGTTCCGCGTGGTGATTCATCGTAAATACCTCGATAAAAAAGCAATCGAAAGTCTGAAACAAAAACCTGTTCAATTGCCTGTTTGGGATTACATGAACTAA
- a CDS encoding TerC family protein, whose amino-acid sequence MEVGINFWIGFVVFVAIMLSLDLFVFHKKNTVVKVKEALLWSLFWIGLAVAFNLVVYFWLGKVKALEFLTGYLIEESLSVDNLFVFILIFGFFKIDAKYQHKILFWGIIGAIVMRAVFIFAGVAIIEKFAWVMYIFGAFLVYTGIHMLFEKEKDDYNPNKNPLIRGFKKIFPVTDDMSRPHFFIRKDKILYATPFFIALLVIEASDLIFAVDSIPAVLSVSKDPFIVYTSNIFAILGLRSLYFALNGIMGYFQFLKYALSGILTFIGFKMCINELAAELGYSFHISNVTSLAVIVSLLTFSILLSVVVKKNAERKIAKQ is encoded by the coding sequence ATGGAAGTTGGTATTAATTTTTGGATTGGTTTCGTAGTGTTTGTTGCCATCATGCTTTCGCTCGACTTATTCGTGTTTCATAAGAAAAATACGGTGGTCAAGGTAAAAGAAGCGCTCCTCTGGAGTTTATTCTGGATAGGGCTTGCCGTGGCTTTTAATTTAGTTGTTTACTTTTGGCTGGGTAAGGTCAAAGCACTCGAATTTCTTACCGGTTATCTTATTGAAGAGTCGTTGAGTGTCGACAATCTGTTCGTGTTTATTCTTATTTTCGGTTTCTTCAAAATAGACGCAAAATATCAGCACAAAATTCTTTTCTGGGGCATTATCGGCGCTATCGTTATGCGTGCCGTCTTTATTTTTGCGGGTGTAGCCATTATCGAAAAATTTGCCTGGGTGATGTATATCTTCGGAGCATTTCTGGTATACACCGGTATTCACATGCTGTTCGAAAAAGAAAAAGATGATTATAACCCCAATAAAAATCCGTTGATAAGGGGTTTCAAGAAAATTTTTCCGGTGACGGACGATATGTCCAGACCGCACTTTTTCATACGCAAGGATAAAATTCTCTATGCCACACCATTTTTCATCGCGCTGCTGGTAATCGAAGCTTCGGATCTTATTTTTGCGGTCGATTCTATTCCGGCGGTTTTATCGGTTTCCAAAGATCCGTTTATCGTTTACACATCCAATATTTTTGCCATTCTCGGATTGCGGTCGCTTTATTTTGCCCTGAACGGCATCATGGGCTACTTCCAATTCCTGAAATATGCACTATCGGGCATTCTGACCTTTATCGGATTCAAAATGTGTATCAACGAGCTTGCAGCCGAGTTGGGCTACAGCTTTCATATTTCCAATGTCACATCGCTGGCCGTGATAGTCAGTCTGCTTACTTTCTCCATCCTACTGTCTGTGGTAGTAAAGAAAAACGCCGAGCGGAAAATAGCCAAACAATAA
- the rpiB gene encoding ribose 5-phosphate isomerase B, translating into MNPFKNLRIAICNDHAGYELKNKVVEYLQDEGVKKLKDFGAFSAESSDYPDYAHPMATAIENKEFDFGISICGSGNGISMTLNKHQGIRAALCWKPEIAALARRHNDANILSLPARFVSESEALDMIFTFFSAEFEGGRHKTRVDKIPC; encoded by the coding sequence ATGAATCCATTTAAGAACCTTCGAATTGCTATTTGTAACGACCATGCAGGTTACGAACTGAAAAACAAAGTTGTGGAATACCTTCAGGACGAAGGCGTAAAAAAGCTAAAAGATTTTGGAGCTTTTTCGGCCGAAAGCAGCGATTATCCCGACTACGCTCACCCAATGGCTACAGCTATCGAAAATAAAGAATTCGATTTTGGTATTTCAATTTGCGGAAGTGGCAACGGTATCAGCATGACATTGAATAAACACCAGGGTATTCGTGCGGCACTTTGCTGGAAACCCGAAATTGCAGCATTAGCTCGCCGTCATAACGACGCCAATATTCTTTCATTACCCGCTCGTTTTGTATCCGAGTCTGAAGCACTGGATATGATTTTTACATTTTTCTCTGCAGAATTTGAAGGCGGAAGACATAAAACACGTGTGGACAAAATCCCTTGTTAA